A region of the Sodalis ligni genome:
CAAAGGCGGCGTTGTCCAGTACGGTTCGGGTCGGCAGCAGGGCGAAGGATTGAAATACCATGCTCATGTCATGGCGGCGCAGGGCGATGAGCTCAGCGTCGGATAATGCCGACATGGCGGCGCCGTTAAAATAGATCTCTCCGTCGCTTGGGGCAATAAGCCGGTTGACCGTCCGCAGCAGGGTAGACTTTCCCGATCCCGACAGGCCCACCAGCACAAAAATTTCGCCGCGGTTTACCGTCAGGGAAATATCATTCAGGGCCACCGACCAATTATGCCGCGCAAATAACTGTGCCGGGTCCGCCCCCTGTCGCAAATGCGCCAGGGCATTCTGCGCGCCGGGGCCGAATATTTTAAAAAGCCTGTTTATGCTGACCAGAGTTTCACTCATAAAGAATTTTTAATAGCATGACTATTGCCATCGGCACAGGCTATAAGAAAACACGTATCGTCCTATACATTATTATCATATGAGTTATAGCTAAAAAGTTTAAACAAAATTCACGGCGGCCGGGGTATTTTCTTCCCGCGGATAAAAGCTTAGCGCCTCCCTTAAAAGCCATTCTTTGACTTTCAGGTTCAAGGGACTGTCACTTTCCGGTATCGGTTGAATCAAATAATAACCCCGCTCGGTGCGGCACTCCGGCCCGCAGGTCACCAGCTCGCCGCTGGATAAAAACTGATCCACCAGGGGCCGCCAGCCCAATGCCACGCCTTGGCCCTTTATGGCCGCCTGGATAACCAGGGTATAGGCGTTAAACGTCAGCGAGGTGACACCCTCGCCGGGGTCCAAACGCTGCCGGCGAAACCATTCCGTCCAATTGAGCCAGCGGGAGGGGCGGGGATCGGGCAGATTCAGCAGCGGCAGGCACAGCAGGCTTTCCGCGCTCTCCGGCCGGCCGTGGGCCAGGAAAAATTGCGGGCTGCAGACCGGCACCACCCGTTCGGGAAACAGCTTATCGCTCCGGCAGCCGGGCACCTGCCCGTCGCCAAAAGAGATGGCCAGATGGGCGCTGCTGTCGCGCAGCGAAAATTCATTGGGTGAGGTGGAAATCTGCACATCCACATTGGGAATCAAGCGTTGCAACGGGTCCAGCCGCGGCAGGAGCCAGTAGCCGGCAAAACCCATATCGGTGTCGATACGCAATACATCCCTTTGTATTTTCGACTGAATTTTCTCAATCTGCCGACTGATGCCCTGCAGGCTGGCACGGACGATTTGATAGAGCTGTTCGCCGGTTTCCGTCAGTACCACGCCGCGGTGACGACGCTCGAACAGGGGCGTGCCCAGTTGATTTTCCAGCGCATTGATGCGCTGGCTGACCGCCGGCTGCGAGGAACCTAATTCCAGCGAGGCGGCGGTGAAATTCAAATGCCGCGCCGCCGCTTCAAATACAGCCAATGCCTGTAACGGCGGGAGCCGAGATTTGCCAGACATAACGTCTCCTTATTGACCGATAAGAAAATACCCGGTTCACAGAAAAAAATGTTTGTGCGATAAAAGTACCACTGCCAAGGTGGGTTATTTAAAGCGAATTATTAACTATGCTTAGAAAGAAACCGAATATCGTAATATTAATGGCCGATCAATTGAGCGCCGGAGCGTTGTCCGCTTATGGAAATACCGTCAGCCTGACACCGCATATTGATTCTCTCGCGCGGGAGGGCGTAATATTCAATTCGGCTTATTGCAATAGTCCATTATGTGCCCCTTCCCGATCGTCATTAATGACCGGACAATTTATTTCCCATAACGGCGTCTATGATAATGCCGCGGAATTTCGCGCCGAGAATCCCACCTTTTGCCATTATTTACGCCGTGAGGGTTATAAGACCTATCTGTCCGGCAAAATGCATTTTTGCGGCCCCGATCAGT
Encoded here:
- a CDS encoding choline sulfate utilization transcriptional regulator, yielding MSGKSRLPPLQALAVFEAAARHLNFTAASLELGSSQPAVSQRINALENQLGTPLFERRHRGVVLTETGEQLYQIVRASLQGISRQIEKIQSKIQRDVLRIDTDMGFAGYWLLPRLDPLQRLIPNVDVQISTSPNEFSLRDSSAHLAISFGDGQVPGCRSDKLFPERVVPVCSPQFFLAHGRPESAESLLCLPLLNLPDPRPSRWLNWTEWFRRQRLDPGEGVTSLTFNAYTLVIQAAIKGQGVALGWRPLVDQFLSSGELVTCGPECRTERGYYLIQPIPESDSPLNLKVKEWLLREALSFYPREENTPAAVNFV